The nucleotide sequence AATACCTATGCGATAGGCCAAATTGCAATTTGGTCAGCAATTGCGGAAGAACCAGTTTCTTTAGAAAACTTAAAACACTATGACGGCAGAATCGCTTTAGCTGCTCCACATATTGCTCCTTATGGTCTAGCTGCGAAGCAATCATTGATTAAAATGGATTTATGGAGCAAATTTCATCGCCAACTCATTACTGGCAACAACATTAATCAGACCTATCAGCAAATTTTAACTGGGGCCGTTCGCTATGGATTTATTTCTCACAGTCAACTGCTTGATTCAAAACATGGTTTTGGGACAGTTATTGATAGCAAATTGCACAAACCATTAGAACAGCAAATGGTGGTATTAAAGAACGCCGAGAACATCGAATTAGCGACGAGCTTTTTTAATTATTTACTGACCGATGAGGCACAACATCTAATTTCAACGCAAGGCTATGAACGAGCACCTAATATACCTAGAGCAACAGAACAAAGTATCGATAGAGAAGAACTAAAAAAACAAAAAGAAAAAGCGCCAATGGACGTAGCCAATGGAAAATTATAATGAATGGCTAGCCTTAGCAACAACACTAAAACTTGCTGCAATTACCACCATTATCTTACTCATTATCGGTACGCCCCTAGCA is from Thalassotalea crassostreae and encodes:
- the modA gene encoding molybdate ABC transporter substrate-binding protein; its protein translation is MVAVTPFSFHFGNKQSNIINIAFILFVTLISATAQAETLRVAVASNFAKPIERLSAEFNKTHPHKIQISSASSGVLYQQIRHGAPFDLFLSADLRRPQLLEEQGLILENYRNTYAIGQIAIWSAIAEEPVSLENLKHYDGRIALAAPHIAPYGLAAKQSLIKMDLWSKFHRQLITGNNINQTYQQILTGAVRYGFISHSQLLDSKHGFGTVIDSKLHKPLEQQMVVLKNAENIELATSFFNYLLTDEAQHLISTQGYERAPNIPRATEQSIDREELKKQKEKAPMDVANGKL